In one Streptomyces sp. NBC_01241 genomic region, the following are encoded:
- a CDS encoding SseB family protein gives MAMKNIPDPGYSDDDGTADPALSAALAAWAEDRKAIGPVLEALKGARLLVPVVAVLGEVEEDENGLRREKTSDMAVPTLQAGDRRALPAFTSTASLALWDPQARPVAVPLHQALQAAAHEKADTVVLDLAGPVAFELTGSALLALAEGRTSADPLDDPAVTAAVRDAVAAEPAVLRAHLGPGRADGTLALVLEPGADPADAARRVAERLAADDVLRARLERGLDLALLPADAATPGRTLFTR, from the coding sequence GTGGCGATGAAGAACATTCCGGACCCCGGTTACTCCGACGACGACGGCACGGCCGACCCGGCCCTGAGCGCGGCACTCGCCGCCTGGGCCGAGGACCGAAAGGCCATCGGCCCAGTACTCGAAGCCCTCAAGGGCGCCCGGCTCCTGGTCCCGGTCGTCGCCGTGCTCGGGGAGGTGGAGGAGGACGAGAACGGCCTGCGCCGCGAGAAGACCAGCGACATGGCCGTCCCGACCCTTCAGGCAGGGGACCGCCGCGCGCTGCCCGCGTTCACCTCGACCGCATCGCTGGCGCTCTGGGATCCGCAGGCCCGCCCCGTCGCCGTGCCCCTGCACCAGGCGCTGCAGGCCGCCGCGCACGAGAAGGCGGACACGGTGGTCCTCGATCTCGCCGGCCCGGTCGCGTTCGAACTGACCGGGTCCGCGCTGCTGGCCCTCGCCGAAGGCCGCACCAGCGCCGACCCGCTGGACGACCCCGCGGTCACCGCCGCGGTACGGGACGCCGTCGCCGCCGAGCCCGCGGTACTCCGCGCCCACCTCGGCCCCGGCCGGGCCGACGGCACCCTCGCCCTCGTCCTCGAACCCGGCGCGGACCCCGCCGACGCGGCCCGCCGGGTCGCGGAACGGCTGGCGGCCGATGACGTCCTGCGTGCCCGCCTGGAGCGGGGCCTGGACCTGGCGCTGCTCCCGGCCGATGCGGCCACGCCCGGCCGGACGCTGTTCACCCGCTGA
- the mycP gene encoding type VII secretion-associated serine protease mycosin: protein MIRRTGTRTRRRALGAVCAATAFALLPAAPARADAIRDQQWGLEALHTDQAWRTTKGRGITVAVVDTGVDGSLPDLAGQVLPGKDMIGFGAGRGDRSWARHGTAMAGIIAGHGHGAGGGDGVLGIAPEAKILPVRVILEASDPARAKARESRGTALADGIRWAADHGADVINLSLGDDSKSAHPEPGEDAAVQYALKKGAVVVASSGNGGEKGDHISYPAAYPGVIAVAAVDRYGTHAAFSTRRWYATVSAPGVDIVVAAPDRQYYVEWGTSAASAFVSGAVALVRAAHPGLTPAQIRQLLTDTARSAPESGRDDARGYGIVDPVAAIEAGATLRPAGLRAESAEAGYRKRYFGPGPGSEHHDGPAGWLAPAAGGLGAVLLALAVVLWRGRRSTVRR from the coding sequence ATGATCCGCCGCACTGGCACCCGCACCCGCCGTCGCGCCCTGGGTGCGGTCTGCGCCGCCACCGCGTTCGCCCTCCTGCCCGCGGCGCCGGCCAGGGCCGACGCCATCCGGGACCAGCAGTGGGGCCTTGAGGCGCTCCACACCGATCAGGCCTGGCGAACCACCAAGGGCAGGGGAATCACCGTCGCGGTTGTTGATACCGGGGTCGACGGCAGCCTCCCCGACCTGGCGGGCCAGGTGCTGCCCGGCAAGGACATGATCGGCTTCGGCGCCGGCCGCGGCGACCGGTCCTGGGCACGGCACGGTACCGCGATGGCGGGGATCATCGCAGGTCACGGCCATGGTGCCGGAGGCGGTGACGGGGTCCTGGGCATCGCGCCCGAGGCGAAGATCCTGCCGGTCCGGGTGATCCTCGAAGCCTCCGACCCGGCCCGCGCCAAGGCCCGGGAGTCCCGTGGCACGGCTCTCGCCGACGGCATCCGCTGGGCCGCCGACCACGGCGCCGACGTCATCAACCTCTCGCTCGGCGACGACAGCAAGTCGGCCCACCCCGAACCGGGCGAGGACGCCGCAGTCCAGTACGCGCTGAAGAAGGGCGCCGTCGTCGTCGCCTCGTCGGGCAACGGGGGCGAGAAAGGCGACCACATCTCGTACCCCGCCGCCTATCCCGGCGTGATCGCGGTCGCCGCTGTCGACCGGTACGGCACCCATGCCGCGTTCTCCACCCGCCGCTGGTACGCCACCGTCAGCGCCCCCGGAGTCGACATCGTCGTCGCGGCCCCCGACCGCCAGTACTACGTGGAGTGGGGCACTTCCGCCGCCTCCGCGTTCGTCTCGGGCGCGGTCGCCCTGGTCCGCGCCGCACATCCGGGACTGACGCCCGCCCAGATCAGGCAACTGCTCACGGACACCGCCCGCAGCGCCCCGGAGTCCGGCCGGGACGACGCCCGCGGGTACGGCATCGTCGACCCCGTCGCAGCGATCGAGGCCGGGGCCACGCTCCGGCCGGCCGGTCTGCGCGCGGAATCCGCCGAGGCCGGATACCGGAAGCGGTACTTCGGTCCCGGTCCCGGTTCCGAGCACCACGACGGCCCCGCAGGCTGGCTCGCCCCGGCCGCGGGCGGCCTCGGAGCGGTCCTGCTGGCACTGGCCGTGGTGCTGTGGCGCGGCAGGCGGTCCACCGTGCGGCGCTGA
- a CDS encoding amino acid deaminase/aldolase, producing MTARAADRTRYNRATAHLDAPIAVVDLDAFDANADDLVRRAAGKPIRVASKSVRCRALLERVLARPGFAGIMSFTPAESLWLARAGFEDVLLAYPSADRAAFAELAADPKLAAAVTVMVDDHAQLELIDAARAGGREEIRVCLELDTSLRLLGGRVRVGALRSPLRSPAQLAELARSVARRPGFRLVGLMAYEGHIAGVGDAVAGRPLRSRAIRLMQAAGRKELVARRAEVVRAVRAVAPDLEFVNGGGTGSVQHTAAERAVTEIAAGSGLYVPRLFDNYTSFTARPAALFAQPVVRRPGVGVVTVLGGGYPASGPAGADRLPVPYLPEGLRYDPQEGPGEVQTPLLGAPADDLLIGDKVWFRHAKAGELCERFNELQLIEGDRVTATVPTYRGEGRTFL from the coding sequence ATGACTGCCCGCGCCGCTGACCGGACCCGTTACAACCGGGCCACCGCCCATCTGGACGCCCCGATCGCCGTCGTCGATCTGGACGCGTTCGACGCCAATGCCGACGATCTGGTGCGCCGAGCCGCCGGGAAGCCGATCCGGGTGGCGAGCAAGTCGGTGCGTTGCCGGGCGCTGCTGGAACGGGTGCTCGCGCGGCCCGGGTTCGCCGGGATCATGTCGTTCACGCCGGCCGAGTCGCTGTGGCTGGCGCGGGCCGGTTTCGAGGACGTACTGCTGGCTTACCCGTCGGCCGACCGGGCCGCCTTCGCGGAGCTGGCCGCCGATCCGAAGCTGGCCGCGGCCGTCACGGTGATGGTGGACGACCACGCGCAGCTGGAGCTGATCGACGCGGCGCGGGCCGGTGGCCGCGAGGAGATCCGGGTTTGTCTGGAGCTGGACACCTCGCTGCGGCTGCTCGGCGGCCGGGTCCGGGTCGGGGCCCTGCGTTCCCCGCTGCGCTCCCCCGCCCAACTGGCTGAACTGGCACGCTCGGTGGCGCGCAGGCCCGGCTTCCGACTGGTGGGGCTGATGGCGTACGAGGGCCATATCGCCGGGGTCGGGGACGCGGTCGCCGGGCGGCCGCTGCGCTCTCGGGCTATCCGGCTGATGCAGGCCGCGGGCCGCAAGGAACTGGTGGCCCGGCGGGCCGAAGTGGTGCGGGCGGTACGGGCGGTGGCTCCGGACCTGGAGTTCGTGAACGGCGGCGGCACCGGCAGTGTGCAGCACACGGCGGCGGAGCGCGCGGTGACCGAGATCGCGGCCGGGTCGGGGCTCTACGTACCGCGGCTGTTCGACAACTACACGTCGTTCACGGCGCGTCCGGCGGCGCTGTTCGCCCAGCCGGTGGTGCGCCGGCCGGGTGTGGGCGTGGTGACGGTCCTCGGTGGCGGCTACCCGGCGTCCGGACCGGCGGGGGCGGACCGGCTGCCCGTCCCGTACCTGCCGGAGGGGCTGCGCTACGACCCGCAGGAGGGGCCGGGCGAGGTGCAGACCCCGCTGCTCGGCGCCCCGGCCGACGATCTGCTGATCGGTGACAAGGTGTGGTTCCGGCACGCGAAGGCCGGTGAACTGTGCGAGCGCTTCAACGAGTTGCAGCTCATCGAGGGCGACCGGGTGACGGCGACCGTGCCGACGTACCGGGGCGAGGGCCGTACGTTCCTCTGA
- a CDS encoding 3-oxoacyl-ACP reductase, whose product MTTTDNENICRRLVGRTAVITGAASGIGLATARRLASEGANVVCADIDEHAGKAAAEEVGGTFVRVDVTDPEQVEALFRAAFDTYGSVDIAFNNAGISPPDDDSILTTGLEAWKRVQDVNLTSVYLCCKAALPYMRRQGRGSIINTASFVAVMGAATSQISYTASKGGVLAMSRELGVQFAREGIRVNALCPGPVNTPLLQELFAKDPERAARRLVHIPVGRFAEATEIAAAVAFLASDDSSFVNATDFLVDGGISGAYVTPV is encoded by the coding sequence ATGACCACCACCGACAACGAGAACATCTGCCGCCGCCTCGTCGGCCGCACCGCCGTCATCACCGGAGCCGCAAGCGGCATCGGCCTGGCTACCGCACGCCGCCTGGCGTCGGAGGGCGCGAACGTCGTCTGCGCCGACATCGACGAGCACGCCGGCAAGGCCGCGGCCGAGGAGGTCGGCGGCACCTTCGTACGCGTCGACGTCACCGACCCCGAACAGGTCGAGGCGCTCTTCAGGGCCGCGTTCGACACCTACGGCTCCGTCGACATCGCCTTCAACAACGCGGGCATCTCCCCGCCCGACGACGACTCCATCCTCACCACGGGCCTGGAGGCATGGAAGCGCGTCCAGGACGTCAACCTCACCTCCGTCTACCTCTGTTGCAAGGCCGCCCTGCCCTACATGCGGCGCCAGGGCCGCGGCTCGATCATCAACACGGCGTCCTTCGTCGCCGTCATGGGCGCGGCCACCAGCCAGATCTCGTACACCGCGTCCAAGGGCGGCGTCCTCGCCATGTCCCGCGAACTCGGCGTGCAGTTCGCCCGCGAGGGCATCCGGGTCAACGCGCTGTGCCCCGGGCCGGTCAACACCCCGCTGCTCCAGGAGCTGTTCGCCAAGGACCCGGAACGGGCGGCCCGCAGGCTCGTGCACATCCCGGTCGGCAGGTTCGCCGAGGCCACGGAGATCGCCGCGGCTGTCGCGTTCCTCGCGAGCGACGACTCCTCGTTCGTCAACGCCACCGATTTCCTCGTCGACGGGGGTATCTCCGGCGCGTACGTCACACCCGTTTAG
- a CDS encoding aldehyde dehydrogenase family protein — translation MRYPLSNERRIINPATEETMATVADSTSYEVHEAVERAAAAQRTWAALAPADRARLLRRFAAAVDGEAEQLARLEVQEAGHTLGNARWEAGNVRDLLDYAAGGVERLAGRQIPVPGGIDITLLEPLGVIGVIAPWNFPMPIAAWGLAPALAAGNAVLLKPAETTPLTALRLARLALDAGLPEHLFQVLPGAGDVTGNALVEHPGVAKIVFTGSTHVGKRIMAKCADRVKRLTLELGGKSPNIVFADADIEAAAAAAPMAFLDNAGQDCCARSRILVQRSAYDRFLELLAPAIESVVVGDPFDENSQMGPLISRAQRERVRGHVPENATALRGKAPEGPGFWFPPTVLVDVRPDSPVATEEVFGPVAVVLPFDDEADAVRLANATEYGLAGSVWTRDVGRALRVSQAVRAGNLSVNSHSSVRYWTPFGGYKQSGLGRELGPDALSAFTETKNVFISTEA, via the coding sequence ATGAGGTATCCGTTGTCGAACGAGCGCCGCATCATCAATCCAGCGACCGAAGAGACCATGGCGACCGTCGCGGACTCGACCTCGTACGAGGTTCATGAGGCCGTGGAACGGGCCGCAGCCGCCCAGCGCACCTGGGCCGCCCTCGCGCCCGCGGACCGAGCGCGGCTGCTGCGTCGCTTCGCCGCCGCCGTCGACGGCGAGGCCGAACAGCTGGCCCGGCTGGAGGTCCAGGAGGCCGGTCACACCCTCGGCAACGCCCGCTGGGAAGCGGGCAATGTCCGTGATCTGCTCGACTACGCCGCCGGGGGAGTGGAACGACTCGCGGGCCGGCAGATCCCCGTTCCCGGCGGAATCGACATCACCCTCCTCGAACCCCTCGGCGTCATCGGCGTGATCGCGCCCTGGAACTTCCCCATGCCGATCGCCGCCTGGGGCCTCGCCCCCGCCCTCGCCGCCGGGAACGCCGTGCTCCTCAAGCCCGCCGAGACCACTCCGCTCACCGCCCTGCGGCTGGCCCGGCTCGCCCTGGACGCGGGCCTGCCCGAACACCTCTTCCAGGTGCTGCCGGGCGCGGGCGACGTCACCGGAAACGCCCTGGTCGAGCACCCCGGAGTCGCCAAGATCGTCTTCACCGGCTCCACCCACGTCGGCAAGCGGATCATGGCCAAGTGCGCCGACCGCGTGAAGCGGCTCACCCTCGAACTCGGCGGCAAGAGCCCCAATATCGTCTTCGCCGATGCTGATATCGAGGCCGCCGCGGCCGCCGCACCCATGGCGTTCCTGGACAACGCGGGCCAGGACTGCTGCGCCCGCAGCCGCATCCTGGTGCAGCGGTCCGCGTACGACCGCTTCCTCGAACTCCTCGCGCCCGCGATCGAGTCCGTCGTCGTGGGCGATCCCTTCGACGAGAACAGCCAGATGGGCCCGCTCATCTCCCGGGCACAACGGGAACGGGTCCGCGGCCACGTCCCCGAGAACGCGACCGCGCTCCGCGGCAAAGCGCCCGAGGGGCCCGGCTTCTGGTTCCCGCCGACCGTCCTCGTCGACGTCCGCCCGGACTCACCCGTCGCCACCGAGGAGGTCTTCGGACCGGTCGCCGTCGTCCTCCCCTTCGACGACGAGGCCGACGCCGTCCGGCTCGCCAACGCGACGGAGTACGGCCTCGCCGGCTCGGTCTGGACCCGTGACGTGGGCCGCGCGCTGCGCGTCTCACAGGCGGTCCGGGCCGGGAACCTCTCCGTCAACTCCCATTCCAGCGTCCGCTACTGGACCCCGTTCGGCGGCTACAAGCAGTCCGGGCTCGGCCGCGAACTCGGCCCCGACGCGCTGAGCGCATTCACCGAGACCAAGAACGTCTTCATCAGTACGGAGGCTTGA
- a CDS encoding glutamine synthetase family protein: MSDRTAPLSVEELRVLVGSGEIDTVVLAFPDMQGRLQGKRFAASFFLDEVMEHGTEGCNYLLAVDTDMNTVDGFAMSSWDQGYGDFALHPDVTTLRRVPWHPGTAMVVADLAWEDGAPVVAAPRQILRRQLERLAGHGYTAHVGTELEFIVFKDTYEQAWDRNYRDLTPANQYNVDYSVLGTGRVEPLLRRIRNDMAAAGLTVESAKGECNPGQHEIVFRYDEALVTCDQHAVYKTGAKEIAAQEGVSLTFMAKFNEREGNSCHIHLSLQSIDEAGRNAMVGEDGDMSPVMRHFLAGQLAVLRDFSLLYAPNINSYKRFQPGSFAPTAVAWGHDNRTCALRVVGHGRSMRFENRLPGGDVNPYLAVAGLIAAGIHGIEKGLELPEPCEGNAYAASYDHVPTTLREAAELWERSEVAKASFGEEVVAHYGNMARVELKAFDAAVTDWELRRAFERL, encoded by the coding sequence GTGTCCGACCGAACAGCCCCGCTCTCCGTCGAGGAACTGCGCGTCCTCGTCGGGAGCGGCGAGATCGACACCGTGGTCCTCGCCTTCCCCGACATGCAGGGAAGACTGCAGGGCAAACGGTTCGCGGCCTCCTTCTTCCTCGACGAAGTCATGGAACACGGAACCGAAGGCTGTAACTACCTCCTCGCCGTCGACACCGACATGAACACCGTCGACGGATTCGCCATGTCCTCCTGGGATCAGGGCTACGGTGACTTCGCGCTACACCCCGACGTCACCACCTTGCGCCGCGTCCCCTGGCACCCGGGCACCGCGATGGTCGTCGCCGACCTCGCCTGGGAGGACGGCGCACCCGTTGTCGCCGCACCCCGCCAGATCCTCCGCAGACAACTGGAACGACTCGCCGGGCACGGCTACACGGCCCACGTCGGCACCGAACTCGAATTCATCGTCTTCAAGGACACCTACGAGCAGGCCTGGGACCGCAACTACCGCGATCTGACCCCGGCCAACCAGTACAACGTCGACTACTCCGTCCTCGGCACCGGCCGCGTCGAGCCGCTGCTGCGCCGCATCCGCAACGACATGGCTGCCGCGGGTCTCACTGTCGAGTCCGCGAAGGGCGAGTGCAACCCCGGGCAACATGAGATCGTGTTCCGTTACGACGAGGCCCTGGTCACCTGTGACCAGCACGCCGTCTACAAGACGGGCGCCAAGGAGATCGCCGCCCAGGAGGGCGTCTCACTCACCTTCATGGCCAAGTTCAATGAGCGCGAAGGCAACTCCTGCCACATCCACCTCTCGCTCCAGTCCATCGACGAGGCCGGGCGCAACGCCATGGTGGGCGAGGACGGCGACATGTCCCCGGTGATGCGCCACTTCCTCGCCGGACAACTGGCCGTCCTGCGGGATTTCTCCCTCCTCTACGCACCGAACATCAACTCCTACAAACGCTTCCAGCCGGGCTCCTTCGCCCCGACCGCCGTCGCCTGGGGCCACGACAACCGCACCTGCGCGCTCCGCGTCGTCGGCCACGGCCGCTCGATGCGCTTCGAGAACCGGCTGCCCGGCGGTGACGTCAACCCGTACCTTGCCGTCGCCGGACTGATCGCGGCGGGCATCCACGGCATCGAGAAGGGCCTCGAACTCCCCGAGCCGTGCGAGGGCAACGCCTACGCCGCCTCGTACGACCACGTCCCCACCACGCTGCGCGAAGCAGCCGAACTCTGGGAACGCAGCGAGGTGGCGAAAGCGTCCTTCGGCGAAGAAGTCGTTGCGCACTACGGCAACATGGCGCGTGTCGAGCTCAAAGCCTTCGACGCCGCGGTAACCGACTGGGAGCTCCGCAGGGCATTTGAGAGGCTTTGA